A region from the Patagioenas fasciata isolate bPatFas1 chromosome 27, bPatFas1.hap1, whole genome shotgun sequence genome encodes:
- the CIRBP gene encoding cold-inducible RNA-binding protein isoform X3, whose translation MASDEGKLFVGGLSFDTNEQSLEQVFSKYGQISEVVVVKDRETQRSRGFGFVTFENIDDAKDAMMAMNGKSVDGRQIRVDQAGKSSENRSRGYRGGSSGGRGFFRGGRGRGRGFSRGGGDRGYGGGRFDSRSGGYNGSRDYYNSSRSQGGYGDRSSGGSYRDSYDSYG comes from the exons ATGGCCTCAGACGAGGGGAAGCTCTTTGTTGGCGGGCTGAGTTTCGACACGAACGAGCAGTCGCTGGAACAGGTTTTCTCGAAATACGGACAGATTTCGGAAG TTGTTGTGGTGAAAGACAGAGAAACTCAGAGATCCAGAGGTTTTGGCTTCGTTACTTTTGAAAACATAGATGATGCTAAAGATGCAATGATGGCCATGAATGGAAAG TCTGTAGACGGACGTCAGATCAGAGTCGATCAGGCTGGGAAATCCTCAGAGAACAGATCCCGCGGGTACAGAGGGGGCTCCTCGGGGGGCAGAGGCTTCTTCCGCGGGGGCAGAGGCAGAGGCCGCGGCTTCTCCAgag GAGGTGGAGACAGAGGCTATGGCGGAGGCAGATTTGATTCCCGAAGTGGAGGTTATAATGGTTCCAGAGACTACTATAATAGCAG CAGGAGTCAAGGTGGTTATGGCGACAGGTCTTCAGGAGGGTCCTACAGAGACAGCTACGACAGTTACG GCTGA
- the CIRBP gene encoding cold-inducible RNA-binding protein isoform X4, with amino-acid sequence MASDEGKLFVGGLSFDTNEQSLEQVFSKYGQISEVVVVKDRETQRSRGFGFVTFENIDDAKDAMMAMNGKSVDGRQIRVDQAGKSSENRSRGYRGGSSGGRGFFRGGRGRGRGFSRGGGDRGYGGGRFDSRSGGYNGSRDYYNSRSQGGYGDRSSGGSYRDSYDSYG; translated from the exons ATGGCCTCAGACGAGGGGAAGCTCTTTGTTGGCGGGCTGAGTTTCGACACGAACGAGCAGTCGCTGGAACAGGTTTTCTCGAAATACGGACAGATTTCGGAAG TTGTTGTGGTGAAAGACAGAGAAACTCAGAGATCCAGAGGTTTTGGCTTCGTTACTTTTGAAAACATAGATGATGCTAAAGATGCAATGATGGCCATGAATGGAAAG TCTGTAGACGGACGTCAGATCAGAGTCGATCAGGCTGGGAAATCCTCAGAGAACAGATCCCGCGGGTACAGAGGGGGCTCCTCGGGGGGCAGAGGCTTCTTCCGCGGGGGCAGAGGCAGAGGCCGCGGCTTCTCCAgag GAGGTGGAGACAGAGGCTATGGCGGAGGCAGATTTGATTCCCGAAGTGGAGGTTATAATGGTTCCAGAGACTACTATAATAGCAG GAGTCAAGGTGGTTATGGCGACAGGTCTTCAGGAGGGTCCTACAGAGACAGCTACGACAGTTACG GCTGA
- the CIRBP gene encoding cold-inducible RNA-binding protein isoform X1: MASDEGKLFVGGLSFDTNEQSLEQVFSKYGQISEVVVVKDRETQRSRGFGFVTFENIDDAKDAMMAMNGKSVDGRQIRVDQAGKSSENRSRGYRGGSSGGRGFFRGGRGRGRGFSRGGGDRGYGGGRFDSRSGGYNGSRDYYNSSRSQGGYGDRSSGGSYRDSYDSYATHNE; the protein is encoded by the exons ATGGCCTCAGACGAGGGGAAGCTCTTTGTTGGCGGGCTGAGTTTCGACACGAACGAGCAGTCGCTGGAACAGGTTTTCTCGAAATACGGACAGATTTCGGAAG TTGTTGTGGTGAAAGACAGAGAAACTCAGAGATCCAGAGGTTTTGGCTTCGTTACTTTTGAAAACATAGATGATGCTAAAGATGCAATGATGGCCATGAATGGAAAG TCTGTAGACGGACGTCAGATCAGAGTCGATCAGGCTGGGAAATCCTCAGAGAACAGATCCCGCGGGTACAGAGGGGGCTCCTCGGGGGGCAGAGGCTTCTTCCGCGGGGGCAGAGGCAGAGGCCGCGGCTTCTCCAgag GAGGTGGAGACAGAGGCTATGGCGGAGGCAGATTTGATTCCCGAAGTGGAGGTTATAATGGTTCCAGAGACTACTATAATAGCAG CAGGAGTCAAGGTGGTTATGGCGACAGGTCTTCAGGAGGGTCCTACAGAGACAGCTACGACAGTTACG CTACACACAACGAGTAA
- the CIRBP gene encoding cold-inducible RNA-binding protein isoform X2: MASDEGKLFVGGLSFDTNEQSLEQVFSKYGQISEVVVVKDRETQRSRGFGFVTFENIDDAKDAMMAMNGKSVDGRQIRVDQAGKSSENRSRGYRGGSSGGRGFFRGGRGRGRGFSRGGGDRGYGGGRFDSRSGGYNGSRDYYNSRSQGGYGDRSSGGSYRDSYDSYATHNE; encoded by the exons ATGGCCTCAGACGAGGGGAAGCTCTTTGTTGGCGGGCTGAGTTTCGACACGAACGAGCAGTCGCTGGAACAGGTTTTCTCGAAATACGGACAGATTTCGGAAG TTGTTGTGGTGAAAGACAGAGAAACTCAGAGATCCAGAGGTTTTGGCTTCGTTACTTTTGAAAACATAGATGATGCTAAAGATGCAATGATGGCCATGAATGGAAAG TCTGTAGACGGACGTCAGATCAGAGTCGATCAGGCTGGGAAATCCTCAGAGAACAGATCCCGCGGGTACAGAGGGGGCTCCTCGGGGGGCAGAGGCTTCTTCCGCGGGGGCAGAGGCAGAGGCCGCGGCTTCTCCAgag GAGGTGGAGACAGAGGCTATGGCGGAGGCAGATTTGATTCCCGAAGTGGAGGTTATAATGGTTCCAGAGACTACTATAATAGCAG GAGTCAAGGTGGTTATGGCGACAGGTCTTCAGGAGGGTCCTACAGAGACAGCTACGACAGTTACG CTACACACAACGAGTAA